In one window of Lewinella sp. 4G2 DNA:
- a CDS encoding PfkB family carbohydrate kinase, giving the protein MSALLSIGTIAFDDVYTPYGEVKMIEAGSCTYIAMAATHFCKPVQLVSIIGDDYNQDFLADLKRRGSDLDGVEVVEGGKSFFWAGKYHDDMMGRDTLDTQLNVLEHFDPKLPASYRTTDYVMLGNLSPQVQSSVIDQLETKPKLIALDTMNFWMDIAMEPLKDVLKRIDVLIINDEEARQLSGELSLLKAAAKIVEMGPRILIIKKGEHGALLFDGDRVFSAPALLLPQVTDPTGAGDTFAGGFMGYLASTDDTSFENLKRAIIYGSAMASFVVEDFGTRRMQGLTRAMIDGRVQQFVELIGVDI; this is encoded by the coding sequence ATGTCCGCCCTCCTTTCCATTGGTACCATTGCATTCGACGACGTTTACACCCCCTACGGTGAAGTAAAAATGATCGAAGCCGGGTCCTGCACCTACATCGCCATGGCGGCGACGCATTTCTGCAAGCCGGTTCAGCTCGTATCTATCATTGGTGACGATTACAACCAGGATTTTCTGGCCGACCTGAAACGCCGCGGGTCTGACCTCGACGGCGTCGAGGTAGTGGAAGGCGGCAAGTCCTTCTTCTGGGCCGGCAAGTACCACGACGACATGATGGGCCGCGATACGCTCGATACCCAACTGAACGTACTGGAGCACTTCGACCCGAAACTGCCCGCTAGCTACCGGACGACCGACTACGTGATGCTCGGCAATCTCAGCCCGCAGGTACAGTCCAGCGTGATCGACCAGTTAGAAACGAAGCCTAAGCTCATCGCGCTCGACACGATGAACTTCTGGATGGACATCGCCATGGAGCCACTGAAGGATGTCCTCAAGCGAATCGACGTGCTGATCATCAACGACGAGGAAGCCCGCCAACTCTCCGGCGAACTGAGCTTGCTTAAGGCTGCCGCCAAGATCGTCGAGATGGGTCCACGCATCCTCATCATCAAGAAAGGAGAGCACGGCGCACTACTGTTTGACGGCGACAGAGTCTTCTCCGCCCCCGCCCTCCTACTACCTCAGGTAACGGACCCAACCGGCGCCGGCGACACTTTTGCCGGTGGCTTCATGGGCTACCTCGCCTCGACGGACGATACCAGTTTCGAAAACCTCAAGCGCGCCATTATCTACGGTTCGGCAATGGCCAGTTTCGTGGTGGAAGACTTCGGTACCCGCCGCATGCAGGGCTTGACCCGGGCGATGATCGATGGCCGCGTACAGCAGTTCG
- the gldE gene encoding gliding motility-associated protein GldE yields MQLHHPARGRTALDPTGLSYLFESTLLLSFTSTLIFGGGGIVLLLLLSGLVSGSEVAFFSLTDNDYEDFAESPTPASLTLIDFRERPRQLLATILIANNFINIAIVLISEVLLRALFPESIFTNWATGILSFLDQFGLAINPEGYFSAEPLAGAIRFTVTVVGVTFLLVLFGEVAPKVYARMNRVELASLMARPVNFLMSLFKPVSVLLVNGASIIERRLESHTNDNFSPTQQDIDEAIDLTVQQEENGEESQQDVFLLKQIVLFANVTVRQIMRSRGDVVAVDQSANYHELLDRVREHSYSRIPVFEDDFDKVRGILYVKDLLGYRYESADFDWLSLVRQEVLYVPENKKVSDLLKEFQQQKMHMAIVVDEYGGTEGIVTLEDVMEEVIGDIQDEFDEGDEIVFNKIDDYNFEFDGKTLLNDVCRVLDLSTTTFDELKGEAESLAGIILETIGHFPEPGQEIKIGEYTLKPLSVTSRRIEEVLITLPETSASEEGED; encoded by the coding sequence TTGCAACTTCACCATCCTGCGCGTGGGCGCACTGCATTGGACCCAACCGGTTTATCCTACCTTTTTGAATCTACCCTCCTGCTCAGCTTCACTTCGACGCTGATCTTCGGTGGTGGAGGAATCGTGCTGCTCTTATTGTTGTCCGGGCTCGTGTCCGGCTCCGAAGTAGCTTTCTTTTCGCTGACGGATAATGATTACGAAGATTTCGCCGAATCCCCCACGCCGGCCAGCCTGACGCTGATTGACTTCCGGGAGCGGCCGCGGCAGTTATTGGCAACGATCTTGATCGCCAACAACTTCATCAATATTGCGATCGTCCTGATCTCGGAGGTGCTACTGCGGGCGCTGTTCCCTGAATCTATTTTCACCAATTGGGCTACTGGCATCCTTTCGTTCCTGGATCAATTTGGTCTTGCCATTAACCCTGAAGGTTACTTCTCAGCGGAACCACTGGCTGGAGCGATTCGCTTCACCGTTACCGTGGTTGGAGTGACGTTTCTATTGGTACTTTTTGGAGAGGTAGCGCCAAAAGTCTACGCCCGTATGAACCGGGTGGAACTGGCTTCCCTCATGGCCCGCCCGGTCAACTTTTTGATGAGCCTGTTCAAACCAGTGTCCGTTCTCCTCGTGAATGGAGCTTCCATTATCGAACGCCGGCTGGAAAGCCACACCAACGACAATTTTTCGCCCACCCAGCAAGACATCGATGAGGCCATTGACCTCACCGTACAGCAGGAGGAGAACGGGGAGGAGAGCCAACAGGATGTATTCCTCCTCAAACAGATCGTCCTCTTCGCCAACGTGACCGTCCGCCAGATCATGCGCAGCCGGGGAGACGTGGTGGCCGTCGACCAGAGTGCGAACTACCACGAGTTGCTAGACCGCGTCCGGGAACACAGTTACAGTCGAATTCCCGTCTTTGAAGACGACTTTGATAAGGTGCGGGGAATCCTGTACGTGAAGGACCTGCTTGGTTACCGCTACGAAAGTGCTGACTTCGACTGGTTGAGCCTCGTCCGGCAAGAAGTGCTGTACGTACCCGAGAACAAGAAGGTGAGTGATCTGCTAAAGGAATTCCAACAGCAAAAGATGCACATGGCCATCGTCGTGGATGAGTACGGCGGCACGGAGGGCATCGTCACCCTCGAGGACGTCATGGAAGAAGTGATTGGTGACATTCAGGACGAGTTTGACGAAGGGGATGAGATCGTCTTCAACAAGATCGATGACTACAACTTTGAATTTGATGGCAAAACGTTGCTGAATGACGTCTGCCGGGTCCTCGATCTCAGTACCACCACCTTTGACGAGCTGAAGGGCGAGGCTGAATCTCTCGCCGGTATCATTCTGGAGACCATCGGCCACTTCCCCGAGCCCGGGCAAGAGATCAAGATTGGGGAATACACCCTCAAACCACTCTCGGTCACCTCCCGGCGGATCGAGGAGGTACTCATCACGCTTCCGGAGACGTCAGCCAGTGAAGAAGGTGAGGATTAG
- a CDS encoding single-stranded DNA-binding protein, with amino-acid sequence MVNKVTLIGRLGSDPEIRTLESGVAVGRFSVATSENYKDRSGEWQEQTEWHDVVVWRQAAERAQRSLHKGVMVYVEGKLTHRKWQDKEGNNRKTTEVVANYFRVLVNPNAGEGGPRPSLADAPPVYTPENNAPAAPQATAATPAQTPASQAPAAPAIDDDGEDLPF; translated from the coding sequence ATGGTCAATAAAGTTACCCTCATCGGCCGGCTCGGCTCCGACCCCGAAATTCGCACCCTTGAAAGTGGAGTAGCCGTTGGACGTTTCTCCGTAGCTACCTCAGAGAACTACAAGGACCGCAGCGGTGAATGGCAAGAACAGACAGAGTGGCACGACGTCGTCGTCTGGCGCCAGGCCGCCGAGCGCGCCCAACGTTCCCTGCACAAAGGAGTGATGGTCTACGTGGAAGGCAAACTGACGCACCGGAAGTGGCAGGATAAGGAGGGTAACAACCGGAAAACCACCGAAGTCGTGGCGAACTACTTCCGGGTGCTCGTCAACCCTAACGCTGGTGAAGGAGGTCCACGCCCCTCTTTGGCTGACGCACCTCCAGTTTACACTCCCGAAAACAACGCCCCGGCGGCTCCCCAAGCTACGGCGGCTACCCCTGCCCAAACTCCCGCATCGCAGGCACCAGCCGCTCCCGCCATTGACGACGACGGAGAGGACCTACCATTTTAA
- the mutY gene encoding A/G-specific adenine glycosylase — translation MTKADWKYFRTQLLAWYLPERRPMPWKEHRDAYNIWLSEIILQQTRVEQGRAYYERFAETYPTVADLAAADDDAVMKLWEGLGYYSRARNLLRAARMVVAEYGGQFPDTADKLRKLPGVGPYTAAAIASFAFGEQVAVVDGNVYRILARYAGNSTPIDSTPGKKLFAQLATDALGDVPAARFNQAIMDFGALICTPKRASCKECPLSTNCRAFNNGQVYELPVKQKTLKRRDRHFHYLVIKDDADRTIIRQRQGKDIWKDLYEFPLIETVSNEVGTQELAHHPDWPEWLPAAELEFTKRSQVYKQQLTHQTIYVSFHTFRWGLMPGSIENYLLPQNKLLDKFAFPRVITKYIEDKTLLLDLF, via the coding sequence TTGACTAAAGCGGACTGGAAATATTTTCGAACGCAACTTCTGGCGTGGTACCTACCCGAACGGCGGCCAATGCCCTGGAAGGAACACCGCGACGCGTATAACATCTGGTTGAGTGAGATCATTCTGCAGCAAACCCGCGTCGAGCAGGGCCGCGCTTACTACGAGCGGTTTGCCGAGACATACCCTACAGTGGCAGACCTGGCCGCAGCTGATGACGACGCCGTCATGAAACTATGGGAAGGCTTAGGTTACTATTCCCGTGCTCGCAACTTGCTGAGGGCCGCCCGCATGGTGGTAGCCGAATATGGCGGGCAGTTTCCAGATACCGCCGATAAGCTCAGGAAACTTCCCGGCGTCGGGCCGTACACCGCCGCGGCGATAGCCAGTTTCGCCTTCGGTGAACAGGTAGCCGTGGTGGATGGCAACGTATACCGCATCCTCGCCCGCTACGCTGGTAATTCAACACCGATTGATAGCACCCCCGGCAAAAAACTCTTCGCACAGTTGGCGACGGATGCCCTCGGTGACGTACCCGCCGCACGCTTCAACCAGGCGATCATGGACTTTGGCGCACTGATCTGCACGCCAAAACGAGCTAGCTGTAAAGAGTGCCCACTCTCAACTAACTGCAGGGCATTTAACAACGGCCAGGTATACGAGCTACCCGTCAAGCAAAAGACGCTAAAGCGGCGGGACCGCCACTTCCACTACCTCGTCATCAAAGACGATGCCGACCGAACCATCATCCGCCAACGGCAGGGTAAGGATATTTGGAAAGATCTCTACGAGTTCCCACTCATCGAGACCGTCAGTAATGAGGTGGGCACGCAGGAATTGGCCCACCATCCCGATTGGCCCGAATGGCTCCCCGCCGCCGAATTGGAATTCACCAAACGCAGCCAGGTCTATAAGCAACAATTGACGCACCAGACGATCTACGTCAGCTTTCACACCTTTCGTTGGGGATTAATGCCAGGAAGTATTGAAAATTACCTGCTACCCCAAAACAAATTGTTGGATAAATTTGCCTTTCCACGCGTAATCACTAAATATATCGAGGATAAGACCCTACTTTTGGACCTCTTCTGA
- a CDS encoding RNA polymerase sigma factor: MSQMEFFTEFNRLTTLLNSFAYNLTKNSEDAKDLYQETAFRAITNRDKFNPGTNLKAWLFTIMKNIFINNYRKKMKANTIMDNTENLYYLNSGRTQIDNEAESDILIKELTVLINDLDDSTRIPFLMHYQGFKYQEIADHLGLPLGTVKSRIFFARKDLKLQIARQYGKLRQTA, encoded by the coding sequence ATGTCCCAAATGGAATTTTTTACCGAGTTCAATCGGTTAACTACGCTACTTAATTCTTTCGCTTACAATCTGACGAAGAACTCGGAGGATGCGAAGGATCTCTACCAGGAAACTGCCTTCCGCGCCATTACGAACCGGGATAAGTTCAACCCCGGCACTAACCTGAAGGCCTGGCTCTTCACGATCATGAAAAACATCTTCATCAACAACTACCGGAAGAAGATGAAGGCGAACACGATCATGGACAATACGGAGAACCTATACTACCTCAATTCTGGCCGTACCCAGATCGATAATGAGGCGGAGAGCGATATTTTGATCAAGGAGCTGACCGTCCTGATCAATGATTTGGATGATAGTACCCGTATTCCTTTCCTCATGCACTATCAGGGCTTCAAATACCAGGAGATCGCTGACCACCTGGGTCTTCCCCTGGGCACCGTGAAGAGCCGCATCTTCTTTGCGCGTAAAGACCTTAAACTACAAATTGCCCGCCAGTACGGGAAGCTTCGGCAGACCGCCTAA